The Lates calcarifer isolate ASB-BC8 unplaced genomic scaffold, TLL_Latcal_v3 _unitig_2032_quiver_898, whole genome shotgun sequence genome contains a region encoding:
- the LOC108891814 gene encoding protein NLRC3 isoform X32 yields MTQSLPLRLDMMNGLEEEEDRAESPVSSCLSMKSDWSKDRPPDLSDGPGPWSHWRPFPQHRAESPVSSCLSMKSDWSKDRPPDLSNGPGPWSHWRPFPQNRAESPGSSCLSMKSDWSKDRPPDLSDGPGPWSHWRPFPQHRAESPGSSCLSMKSDWSKDRPPDLSDGPGPWSHWRPFPQNRAESPGSSCLSMKSDWSKDRPPDLSNGPGPWSHWRQFPQKRKRSHVPVEEQLSCCDLCQDVLKDPVSTSCGHWFCRQCITSYWDQSGPSGGSSCPQCGQRPRPGPGLQTADSGLQEVLDEHKISLRRRCERVTEGTDGTGSRTLLNRIYTELYITEGQSEEVNTQHEVVQLEIKMETLHDTPIRCQDVFKALPEQQRPIRVVLTNGVAGVGKTFSVQKFTLDWAEGSENQDVSLLVLLSFRELNLIRDEQYSLLTLLHVFHPTLQKVTAEKLAVCKVLFIFDGLDESRLSLDFNNRKVVSDVTQKSSVNELLTNLIQGNLLPSALVWITSRPAAANQIPPSCVDRVTEVRGFTDPQKEEYFRRRSSDEELSNRTISHIKTSRSLHIMCQIPVFCWITATVLEHMLTTEQRGELPKTMTDLFSHFLLVQTKRKKNKYHEGHETSPQELTEADREVLLKLGRLAFEHLEKGNIMFYQEDLEQCGLDVTEALVYSGVCTEIFKRESVIFQKTVYCFVHLSVQEFLAAVYMFHCFTNRNTQVLEDFLGNKYVDSTLDVFLNEAVKKSLRSKNGHLDLFVRFLHGLSLESNQRVLGGLLGQTENSPEIIQIAINNLKKRKTKASPDRSINIFHCLMEMNELSVHQEIQEFLKSENRSEQRLSVIQCSALAYMLQMSEEVLDEFDPKTYNTSEEGRRRLIPAVRNCRKARLGGCGLSETHCEVVASALKSNPSHLRELDLSDNKDLKDSGVKLVSAGLESPNCRLETLRLESCSLSEISCSSLVSALKSNPSHLTELDLSNNKLQDSAVKDLCGFLQSPDCRLETLRLESCSLSKISCSSLVSALKSNPSHLTELDLSNNKLQDSAVKDLCGFLQSPDCRLETLRLKNCSLSEISCSSLVSALKSNPSHLRDLDLSDNKLQDSGVKDLCGFLQSPDCRLETLRLESCSLSEISCSSLVSALKSNPSHLRDLDLSKNWKLQDSGVKDLCGFLQSPDCRLETLRLESCSLSEISCSSLVSALKSNPSHLRELDLSYNNLQDSAVKPLHDLVEDPDYRLQTVGK; encoded by the exons ATGACGCAGA GTTTACCTCTCAGACTGGACATGATGAATGgtttggaggaagaggaggacagagcagagtctccagtatccagctgtctgtccatgaagagtgactggtccaaagaCAGACCTCCAGACCTCAGTGATGGACCTGGACCCTGGAGTCATTGGAGACCGTTTCCACA acacagagcagagtctccagtatccagctgtctgtctatgaagagtgactggtctAAAGACAGACCTCCAGACCTCAGTAATGGACCTGGACCCTGGAGTCATTGGAGACCGTTTCCACA aaacagagcagagtctccaggatccagctgtctgtctatgaagagtgactggtccaaagaCAGACCTCCAGACCTCAGTGATGGACCTGGACCCTGGAGTCATTGGAGACCGTTTCCACA acacagagcagagtctccaggatccagctgtctgtctatgaagagtgactggtctAAAGACAGACCTCCAGACCTCAGTGATGGACCTGGACCCTGGAGTCATTGGAGACCGTTTCCACA aaacagagcagagtctccaggatccagctgtctgtccatgaagagtgactggtccaaagaCAGACCTCCAGACCTCAGTAATGGACCTGGACCCTGGAGTCATTGGAGACAGTTTCCACA aaagaggaagaggagtcatgttcctgtggaggagcagctgtcctGCTGTGATCTGTGTCAGGACGTCCTGAAGGATCCAGTCTCTACCAGCTGTGGACACTGGTTCTGCAGACAGTGCATCACCTCATACTGGGACCAGTCTGGTCCATCAGGAGGCTCCTCCTGTCCCCAGTGTGGACAAAGACccagaccaggacctggactgcagacagcagatagtggtctgcaggaggttttagatgaacataagatcagtctgaggaggagatgtgaacgtgtgactgaaggaactgatggaacaggaagtagaaccctcctcaacaggatctacactgagctctacatcacagagggacagagtgaagaggttaatacccaacatgaggtgGTGCAGCTGGAGATCAAGATGGAGACCCTCCATGACACTCCAATCAGGTGCCAGGACGTCTTTAAAGCCTTACCTGAGCAACAGAGACCcatcagagtggttctgaccaacggcgtcgctggtgttggaaaaaccttctcagtgcagaagttcactctggactgggcagagggctcggaaaaccaagatgtcagtctgctggttctgctttcgttcagggagctgaacctgatcagagatgagcagtacagtcttctcacgctgctccatgttttccatccaacattacagaaggtcacagcagagaagctggctgtctgtaaagttctgttcatctttgatggcctggatgaaagcagactttcactggatttcaacaacaggaaggttgtgtctgacgtcacacagaagtcatcagtcaacgagctgctgacaaacctcatccaggggaatctgcttccctcggctctggtctggataacttccagacctgcagcggccaatcagatccctccttcatgtgttgacagggtaacagaagtacgaggcttcactgacccacagaaggaggagtacttcaggaggagatccagtgatgaagagctgtccaacagaaccatctcacacatcaagacctccaggagcctccacatcatgtgtcaaatcccagtcttctgctggatcactgctacagttctggagcacatgttgactacagagcagagaggagagctgcccaagaccatGACTGACCTGttctcacacttcctgctggttcagacaaagaggaagaagaacaagtaccatgagggacatgagacgagtccacaggagctgacggaggctgacagggaagttcttctgaagctggggaggctggcgtttgaacatctggagaaaggaaacatcatgttctaccaagaagacctggagcagtgtggtcttgatgtgacagaggccttggtgtactcaggagtttgtacagagatcttcaaaagagagagtgtgatcttccagaaaacagtctactgctttgttcatctgagcgttcaggagtttctggctgcagtctacatgttccactgtttcaccaacaggaacacacaggtaCTGGAGGACTTCCTGGGAAACAAATATGTTGATTCAACCCTGGATGTCTTCCTGAATGAAGCAGTCAAAAAATCTCTGAGAAGTAAAAAtggccacctggacctgtttgttcgcttccttcatggcctctctctggagtccaaccagagaGTCTTAGGAGgtctgctgggtcagacagagaacagtccagaaatcatccagatagccatcaacaacctgaagaagaggaagaccaAAGCGtctcctgacagaagcatcaacatcttccactgtctgatggagatgaacgaaCTCTCAGTTcatcaggagatccaagagttcctgaagtcagagaacagatcagagcagagactctctgtgatccagtgctcagctctggcctacatgctgcagatgtcagaggaggttctggatgagttTGACCCAAAGACGTACAACACATCAGAGGAGGGACGACGgagactgatcccagctgtgaggaactgcaggaaGGCTCG ACTTGGTGGTTGTGGACTctcagagactcactgtgaagtcgtggcctcagctctgaagtccaacccctcccatctgagagaactggacctgagtgacaaCAAAGACttgaaggattcaggagtgaagctggtttctgctggactggagagtccaaactgcagactggagactctgag gttggagtcctgcagtttgtcagagatcagctgttcttctctggtctcagctctgaagtccaacccctcccatctgacagaactggacctgagtaacaacaagctgcaggattcagcagtgaaggatctgtgtggttttctgcagagtccagactgtagactggagactctgag gttggagtcctgcagtttgtcaaagatcagctgttcttctctggtctcagctctgaagtccaacccctcccatctgacagaactggacctgagtaacaacaagctgcaggattcagcagtgaaggatctgtgtggttttctgcagagtccagactgtagactggagactctgag gttgaagaactgcagtttgtcagagatcagctgttcttctctggtctcagctctgaagtccaacccctcccatctgagagacctggacctgagtgacaacaagctgcaggattcaggagtgaaggatctgtgtggttttctgcagagtccagactgtagactggagactctgag gttggagtcctgcagtttgtcagagatcagctgttcttctctggtctcagctctgaagtccaacccctcccatctgagagacctggacctgagtaaGAACTggaagctgcaggattcaggagtgaaggatctgtgtggttttctgcagagtccagactgtagactggagactctgag gttggagtcctgcagtttgtcagagatcagctgttcttctctggtctcagctctgaagtccaacccctcccatctgagagaactggacctgagctacaacaacctgcaggattcagcaGTGAAGCCTCTCCATGATCTTGTGGAGGACCCAGACTACAGACTGCAGACTGTGGG gaagtGA
- the LOC108891814 gene encoding NACHT, LRR and PYD domains-containing protein 14 isoform X13, which produces MTQSLPLRLDMMNGLEEEEDRAESPVSSCLSMKSDWSKDRPPDLSDGPGPWSHWRPFPQHRAESPVSSCLSMKSDWSKDRPPDLSNGPGPWSHWRPFPQNRAESPGSSCLSMKSDWSKDRPPDLSNGPGPWSHWRQFPQKRKRSHVPVEEQLSCCDLCQDVLKDPVSTSCGHWFCRQCITSYWDQSGPSGGSSCPQCGQRPRPGPGLQTADSGLQEVLDEHKISLRRRCERVTEGTDGTGSRTLLNRIYTELYITEGQSEEVNTQHEVVQLEIKMETLHDTPIRCQDVFKALPEQQRPIRVVLTNGVAGVGKTFSVQKFTLDWAEGSENQDVSLLVLLSFRELNLIRDEQYSLLTLLHVFHPTLQKVTAEKLAVCKVLFIFDGLDESRLSLDFNNRKVVSDVTQKSSVNELLTNLIQGNLLPSALVWITSRPAAANQIPPSCVDRVTEVRGFTDPQKEEYFRRRSSDEELSNRTISHIKTSRSLHIMCQIPVFCWITATVLEHMLTTEQRGELPKTMTDLFSHFLLVQTKRKKNKYHEGHETSPQELTEADREVLLKLGRLAFEHLEKGNIMFYQEDLEQCGLDVTEALVYSGVCTEIFKRESVIFQKTVYCFVHLSVQEFLAAVYMFHCFTNRNTQVLEDFLGNKYVDSTLDVFLNEAVKKSLRSKNGHLDLFVRFLHGLSLESNQRVLGGLLGQTENSPEIIQIAINNLKKRKTKASPDRSINIFHCLMEMNELSVHQEIQEFLKSENRSEQRLSVIQCSALAYMLQMSEEVLDEFDPKTYNTSEEGRRRLIPAVRNCRKARLGGCGLSETHCEVVASALKSNPSHLRELDLSDNKDLKDSGVKLVSAGLESPNCRLETLRLESCSLSEISCSSLVSALKSNPSHLTELDLSNNKLQDSAVKDLCGFLQSPDCRLETLRLKSCGLSEISCSSLVSALKSNPSHLRELDLRGNYLQDSDVKDLTDLVKSPDRGLETLRLESCSLSEISCSSLVSALKSNPSHLRELDLSWNNKLQDSDVKELCGLLRSPHCRLETLGLESCSLSKISCSSLVSALKSNPSHLTELDLSNNKLQDSAVKDLCGFLQSPDCRLETLRLRNCSLSKISCSSLVSALKSNPSHLRDLDLSKNINLQDPRVKELCGFLQSPDCRLETLRLKNCSLSEISCSSLVSALKSNPSHLRDLDLSDNKLQDSGVKDLCGFLQSPDCRLETLRLESCSLSEISCSSLVSALKSNPSHLRDLDLSKNWKLQDSGVKDLCGFLQSPDCRLETLRLESCSLSEISCSSLVSALKSNPSHLRELDLSYNNLQDSAVKPLHDLVEDPDYRLQTVGK; this is translated from the exons ATGACGCAGA GTTTACCTCTCAGACTGGACATGATGAATGgtttggaggaagaggaggacagagcagagtctccagtatccagctgtctgtccatgaagagtgactggtccaaagaCAGACCTCCAGACCTCAGTGATGGACCTGGACCCTGGAGTCATTGGAGACCGTTTCCACA acacagagcagagtctccagtatccagctgtctgtctatgaagagtgactggtctAAAGACAGACCTCCAGACCTCAGTAATGGACCTGGACCCTGGAGTCATTGGAGACCGTTTCCACA aaacagagcagagtctccaggatccagctgtctgtccatgaagagtgactggtccaaagaCAGACCTCCAGACCTCAGTAATGGACCTGGACCCTGGAGTCATTGGAGACAGTTTCCACA aaagaggaagaggagtcatgttcctgtggaggagcagctgtcctGCTGTGATCTGTGTCAGGACGTCCTGAAGGATCCAGTCTCTACCAGCTGTGGACACTGGTTCTGCAGACAGTGCATCACCTCATACTGGGACCAGTCTGGTCCATCAGGAGGCTCCTCCTGTCCCCAGTGTGGACAAAGACccagaccaggacctggactgcagacagcagatagtggtctgcaggaggttttagatgaacataagatcagtctgaggaggagatgtgaacgtgtgactgaaggaactgatggaacaggaagtagaaccctcctcaacaggatctacactgagctctacatcacagagggacagagtgaagaggttaatacccaacatgaggtgGTGCAGCTGGAGATCAAGATGGAGACCCTCCATGACACTCCAATCAGGTGCCAGGACGTCTTTAAAGCCTTACCTGAGCAACAGAGACCcatcagagtggttctgaccaacggcgtcgctggtgttggaaaaaccttctcagtgcagaagttcactctggactgggcagagggctcggaaaaccaagatgtcagtctgctggttctgctttcgttcagggagctgaacctgatcagagatgagcagtacagtcttctcacgctgctccatgttttccatccaacattacagaaggtcacagcagagaagctggctgtctgtaaagttctgttcatctttgatggcctggatgaaagcagactttcactggatttcaacaacaggaaggttgtgtctgacgtcacacagaagtcatcagtcaacgagctgctgacaaacctcatccaggggaatctgcttccctcggctctggtctggataacttccagacctgcagcggccaatcagatccctccttcatgtgttgacagggtaacagaagtacgaggcttcactgacccacagaaggaggagtacttcaggaggagatccagtgatgaagagctgtccaacagaaccatctcacacatcaagacctccaggagcctccacatcatgtgtcaaatcccagtcttctgctggatcactgctacagttctggagcacatgttgactacagagcagagaggagagctgcccaagaccatGACTGACCTGttctcacacttcctgctggttcagacaaagaggaagaagaacaagtaccatgagggacatgagacgagtccacaggagctgacggaggctgacagggaagttcttctgaagctggggaggctggcgtttgaacatctggagaaaggaaacatcatgttctaccaagaagacctggagcagtgtggtcttgatgtgacagaggccttggtgtactcaggagtttgtacagagatcttcaaaagagagagtgtgatcttccagaaaacagtctactgctttgttcatctgagcgttcaggagtttctggctgcagtctacatgttccactgtttcaccaacaggaacacacaggtaCTGGAGGACTTCCTGGGAAACAAATATGTTGATTCAACCCTGGATGTCTTCCTGAATGAAGCAGTCAAAAAATCTCTGAGAAGTAAAAAtggccacctggacctgtttgttcgcttccttcatggcctctctctggagtccaaccagagaGTCTTAGGAGgtctgctgggtcagacagagaacagtccagaaatcatccagatagccatcaacaacctgaagaagaggaagaccaAAGCGtctcctgacagaagcatcaacatcttccactgtctgatggagatgaacgaaCTCTCAGTTcatcaggagatccaagagttcctgaagtcagagaacagatcagagcagagactctctgtgatccagtgctcagctctggcctacatgctgcagatgtcagaggaggttctggatgagttTGACCCAAAGACGTACAACACATCAGAGGAGGGACGACGgagactgatcccagctgtgaggaactgcaggaaGGCTCG ACTTGGTGGTTGTGGACTctcagagactcactgtgaagtcgtggcctcagctctgaagtccaacccctcccatctgagagaactggacctgagtgacaaCAAAGACttgaaggattcaggagtgaagctggtttctgctggactggagagtccaaactgcagactggagactctgag gttggagtcctgcagtttgtcagagatcagctgttcttctctggtctcagctctgaagtccaacccctcccatctgacagaactggacctgagtaacaacaagctgcaggattcagcagtgaaggatctgtgtggttttctgcagagtccagactgtagactggagactctgag gttgaagtCCTGtggtttgtcagagatcagctgttcttctctggtctcagctctgaagtccaacccctcccatctgagagaactggacctgaggGGAAACtacctgcaggattcagatGTGAAGGATCTGACTGATCTTGTGAAGAGTCCAGACCGtggactggagactctgag gttggagtcctgcagtttgtcagagatcagctgttcttctctggtctcagctctgaagtccaacccctcccatctgagagaactggatcTGAGCTGgaacaacaagctgcaggattcagatgtgaaggagctgtgtggtttacTGAGGAGTCCacactgtagactggagactctggg gttggagtcctgcagtttgtcaaagatcagctgttcttctctggtctcagctctgaagtccaacccctcccatctgacagaactggacctgagtaacaacaagctgcaggattcagcagtgaaggatctgtgtggttttctgcagagtccagactgtagactggagactctgag gttgaggaactgcagtttgtcaaagatcagctgttcttctctggtctcagctctgaagtccaacccctcccatctgagagacctggacctgagtaaGAACATTAACCTGCAGGATCCAcgagtgaaggagctgtgtggttttctgcagagtccagactgtagactggagactctgag gttgaagaactgcagtttgtcagagatcagctgttcttctctggtctcagctctgaagtccaacccctcccatctgagagacctggacctgagtgacaacaagctgcaggattcaggagtgaaggatctgtgtggttttctgcagagtccagactgtagactggagactctgag gttggagtcctgcagtttgtcagagatcagctgttcttctctggtctcagctctgaagtccaacccctcccatctgagagacctggacctgagtaaGAACTggaagctgcaggattcaggagtgaaggatctgtgtggttttctgcagagtccagactgtagactggagactctgag gttggagtcctgcagtttgtcagagatcagctgttcttctctggtctcagctctgaagtccaacccctcccatctgagagaactggacctgagctacaacaacctgcaggattcagcaGTGAAGCCTCTCCATGATCTTGTGGAGGACCCAGACTACAGACTGCAGACTGTGGG gaagtGA
- the LOC108891814 gene encoding NLR family CARD domain-containing protein 3 isoform X47 produces MTQSLPLRLDMMNGLEEEEDRAESPVSSCLSMKSDWSKDRPPDLSDGPGPWSHWRPFPQHRAESPVSSCLSMKSDWSKDRPPDLSNGPGPWSHWRPFPQNRAESPGSSCLSMKSDWSKDRPPDLSDGPGPWSHWRPFPQHRAESPGSSCLSMKSDWSKDRPPDLSDGPGPWSHWRPFPQNRAESPGSSCLSMKSDWSKDRPPDLSNGPGPWSHWRQFPQKRKRSHVPVEEQLSCCDLCQDVLKDPVSTSCGHWFCRQCITSYWDQSGPSGGSSCPQCGQRPRPGPGLQTADSGLQEVLDEHKISLRRRCERVTEGTDGTGSRTLLNRIYTELYITEGQSEEVNTQHEVVQLEIKMETLHDTPIRCQDVFKALPEQQRPIRVVLTNGVAGVGKTFSVQKFTLDWAEGSENQDVSLLVLLSFRELNLIRDEQYSLLTLLHVFHPTLQKVTAEKLAVCKVLFIFDGLDESRLSLDFNNRKVVSDVTQKSSVNELLTNLIQGNLLPSALVWITSRPAAANQIPPSCVDRVTEVRGFTDPQKEEYFRRRSSDEELSNRTISHIKTSRSLHIMCQIPVFCWITATVLEHMLTTEQRGELPKTMTDLFSHFLLVQTKRKKNKYHEGHETSPQELTEADREVLLKLGRLAFEHLEKGNIMFYQEDLEQCGLDVTEALVYSGVCTEIFKRESVIFQKTVYCFVHLSVQEFLAAVYMFHCFTNRNTQVLEDFLGNKYVDSTLDVFLNEAVKKSLRSKNGHLDLFVRFLHGLSLESNQRVLGGLLGQTENSPEIIQIAINNLKKRKTKASPDRSINIFHCLMEMNELSVHQEIQEFLKSENRSEQRLSVIQCSALAYMLQMSEEVLDEFDPKTYNTSEEGRRRLIPAVRNCRKARLGGCGLSETHCEVVASALKSNPSHLRELDLSDNKDLKDSGVKLVSAGLESPNCRLETLRLESCSLSEISCSSLVSALKSNPSHLTELDLSNNKLQDSAVKDLCGFLQSPDCRLETLRLESCSLSEISCSSLVSALKSNPSHLRELDLSYNNLQDSAVKPLHDLVEDPDYRLQTVGK; encoded by the exons ATGACGCAGA GTTTACCTCTCAGACTGGACATGATGAATGgtttggaggaagaggaggacagagcagagtctccagtatccagctgtctgtccatgaagagtgactggtccaaagaCAGACCTCCAGACCTCAGTGATGGACCTGGACCCTGGAGTCATTGGAGACCGTTTCCACA acacagagcagagtctccagtatccagctgtctgtctatgaagagtgactggtctAAAGACAGACCTCCAGACCTCAGTAATGGACCTGGACCCTGGAGTCATTGGAGACCGTTTCCACA aaacagagcagagtctccaggatccagctgtctgtctatgaagagtgactggtccaaagaCAGACCTCCAGACCTCAGTGATGGACCTGGACCCTGGAGTCATTGGAGACCGTTTCCACA acacagagcagagtctccaggatccagctgtctgtctatgaagagtgactggtctAAAGACAGACCTCCAGACCTCAGTGATGGACCTGGACCCTGGAGTCATTGGAGACCGTTTCCACA aaacagagcagagtctccaggatccagctgtctgtccatgaagagtgactggtccaaagaCAGACCTCCAGACCTCAGTAATGGACCTGGACCCTGGAGTCATTGGAGACAGTTTCCACA aaagaggaagaggagtcatgttcctgtggaggagcagctgtcctGCTGTGATCTGTGTCAGGACGTCCTGAAGGATCCAGTCTCTACCAGCTGTGGACACTGGTTCTGCAGACAGTGCATCACCTCATACTGGGACCAGTCTGGTCCATCAGGAGGCTCCTCCTGTCCCCAGTGTGGACAAAGACccagaccaggacctggactgcagacagcagatagtggtctgcaggaggttttagatgaacataagatcagtctgaggaggagatgtgaacgtgtgactgaaggaactgatggaacaggaagtagaaccctcctcaacaggatctacactgagctctacatcacagagggacagagtgaagaggttaatacccaacatgaggtgGTGCAGCTGGAGATCAAGATGGAGACCCTCCATGACACTCCAATCAGGTGCCAGGACGTCTTTAAAGCCTTACCTGAGCAACAGAGACCcatcagagtggttctgaccaacggcgtcgctggtgttggaaaaaccttctcagtgcagaagttcactctggactgggcagagggctcggaaaaccaagatgtcagtctgctggttctgctttcgttcagggagctgaacctgatcagagatgagcagtacagtcttctcacgctgctccatgttttccatccaacattacagaaggtcacagcagagaagctggctgtctgtaaagttctgttcatctttgatggcctggatgaaagcagactttcactggatttcaacaacaggaaggttgtgtctgacgtcacacagaagtcatcagtcaacgagctgctgacaaacctcatccaggggaatctgcttccctcggctctggtctggataacttccagacctgcagcggccaatcagatccctccttcatgtgttgacagggtaacagaagtacgaggcttcactgacccacagaaggaggagtacttcaggaggagatccagtgatgaagagctgtccaacagaaccatctcacacatcaagacctccaggagcctccacatcatgtgtcaaatcccagtcttctgctggatcactgctacagttctggagcacatgttgactacagagcagagaggagagctgcccaagaccatGACTGACCTGttctcacacttcctgctggttcagacaaagaggaagaagaacaagtaccatgagggacatgagacgagtccacaggagctgacggaggctgacagggaagttcttctgaagctggggaggctggcgtttgaacatctggagaaaggaaacatcatgttctaccaagaagacctggagcagtgtggtcttgatgtgacagaggccttggtgtactcaggagtttgtacagagatcttcaaaagagagagtgtgatcttccagaaaacagtctactgctttgttcatctgagcgttcaggagtttctggctgcagtctacatgttccactgtttcaccaacaggaacacacaggtaCTGGAGGACTTCCTGGGAAACAAATATGTTGATTCAACCCTGGATGTCTTCCTGAATGAAGCAGTCAAAAAATCTCTGAGAAGTAAAAAtggccacctggacctgtttgttcgcttccttcatggcctctctctggagtccaaccagagaGTCTTAGGAGgtctgctgggtcagacagagaacagtccagaaatcatccagatagccatcaacaacctgaagaagaggaagaccaAAGCGtctcctgacagaagcatcaacatcttccactgtctgatggagatgaacgaaCTCTCAGTTcatcaggagatccaagagttcctgaagtcagagaacagatcagagcagagactctctgtgatccagtgctcagctctggcctacatgctgcagatgtcagaggaggttctggatgagttTGACCCAAAGACGTACAACACATCAGAGGAGGGACGACGgagactgatcccagctgtgaggaactgcaggaaGGCTCG ACTTGGTGGTTGTGGACTctcagagactcactgtgaagtcgtggcctcagctctgaagtccaacccctcccatctgagagaactggacctgagtgacaaCAAAGACttgaaggattcaggagtgaagctggtttctgctggactggagagtccaaactgcagactggagactctgag gttggagtcctgcagtttgtcagagatcagctgttcttctctggtctcagctctgaagtccaacccctcccatctgacagaactggacctgagtaacaacaagctgcaggattcagcagtgaaggatctgtgtggttttctgcagagtccagactgtagactggagactctgag gttggagtcctgcagtttgtcagagatcagctgttcttctctggtctcagctctgaagtccaacccctcccatctgagagaactggacctgagctacaacaacctgcaggattcagcaGTGAAGCCTCTCCATGATCTTGTGGAGGACCCAGACTACAGACTGCAGACTGTGGG gaagtGA